In one window of Xiphophorus hellerii strain 12219 chromosome 23, Xiphophorus_hellerii-4.1, whole genome shotgun sequence DNA:
- the LOC116714358 gene encoding adhesive plaque matrix protein-like, with translation MPKYNPDRKIQPQTKKRVVPSQESGKKEIPQRNTTKKYVPPRNNLQKKTSTTAKTGTPKKTIASHSNVKKATPTNMIPTNTSKSTLPNRPPKKTIPPNTKVIKTSPPSTSPKKNILPNPNMKKATPTNTTSKETSPSTPTAKKKSLQDKPPKKTIPSNTKVMKTNPPSTSPKTNILRNPTMKKIAPTNTTSKVTSPSTHTPKKKTLQNKHPKKSILPNTKVTKTNPPSTSVKKTISNPTIKKATPTNTTSTASKGPFPSTDTAKNTLQSRHPKKSIASNTKVIKTNPPSTSPKKSSPPKKSILPKTKVIKTNPPNINPKKNILAKPTAKKALSNITPSNPSAKRTTPLNNTPNNIYPSNSTVKMSIPANTTPRMTVPKNSLKKTNPPYSGTRNASTPNTTPKKTTIVNDPSKRKTPNITSKKTAPTKNIPEKKPKSSPKKEVSLKANPKKTTEPKKIFTKQPQTKTNLKHNPKKAPESAKSKVNVKQNKVKEIKTNRKQNASYFTTSSSPYQVLSSMVPSSSVVQITVVSLSPSDSKVSPSFINKDASVTDRTPVMDYSNTEKESFTPDPSDDFITPLNDINTEADTRTIPSSEITVTSSGDDNKESYSSSGVVTDTVVLEDGLSMVIPITNGEDTTERAFPPWLDLSDYIPVGVPISTMTSDLPASPVPTVVPHTKEEQVTVSPEIISTLKPLQNAAENNESNSIAVFDNRVIVAESDISQNNLIPRHLRERTRNKRIQELLEEKRNFLLRMKRGNTEQ, from the exons ATGCCAAAATACAATCCTGATAGGAAAATTCAGCCACAAACTAAGAAAAGGGTGGTTCCATCACaggaaagtggaaaaaaggaaaTCCCACAAAGAAAtactacaaaaaaatatgttccaCCAAGGAATAatcttcaaaagaaaacaagtacCACTGCAAAAACTGGAACTCCCAAAAAGACTATTGCTTCACATTCTAATGTGAAGAAGGCCACTCCAACAAACATGATCCCAACTAATACTTCAAAGAGTACTCTACCTAATAGACCTCCAAAGAAGACCATTCCACCAAATACTAAAGTGATAAAGACTAGCCCACCAAGCACCAGtcccaaaaaaaacattcttccAAACCCAAATATGAAAAAGGCCACTCCAACAAATACAACATCAAAAGAGACTTCTCCATCAACCCCTACTGCAAAGAAGAAAAGTCTGCAGGATAAGCCTCCAAAGAAAACTATTCCATCAAACACTAAAGTGATGAAGACTAACCCACCAAGCACCAGTCCCAAAACAAACATTCTTAGAAACCCAACTATGAAAAAGATTGCTCCAACAAATACAACATCAAAAGTGACTTCTCCTTCAACTCATACTCCAAAGAAGAAAACTCTACAGAATAAGCATCCAAAGAAGAGCATTCTACCAAACACTAAAGTGACAAAGACTAACCCACCAAGCACCAGTgtcaaaaaaactatttcaaaccCAACCATAAAAAAGGCCACTCCAACAAATACAACATCAACAGCATCAAAAGGGCCTTTTCCTTCAACTGATACTGCAAAGAATACTTTACAGAGTAGGCATCCAAAGAAGAGCATTGCAAGTAACACTAAAGTGATAAAGACTAACCCACCAAGCACCAGTCCCAAAAAATCTAGCCCTCCAAAGAAGAGTATTCTACCAAAGACTAAAGTGATAAAGACTAACCCACCAAACATAAATCCGAAAAAGAATATCCTTGCAAAGCCAACTGCAAAGAAGGCTCTATCAAATATTACCCCATCAAACCCTTCAGCAAAGAGGACAACTCCACTAAATAATACACCAAACAACATTTATCCATCAAACTCTACAGTGAAAATGTCCATTCCAGCAAATACTACGCCAAGAATGACTGTCCCAAAGAATAGTCTGAAAAAGACTAATCCACCATACAGTGGTACCAGAAATGCATCTACACCAAATACAACTCCAAAAAAGACTACAATAGTTAATGATCCTTCGAAAAGGAAAACTCCAAACATCACTTCTAAAAAGACAGCTCCAACAAAGAACATTCCAGAGAAAAAACCAAAATCTTCACCTAAAAAAGAGGTTAGTTTAAAGGCCAATCCCAAAAAAACTACTGAACCAAAGaaaattttcacaaaacaacCTCAAACAAAGACCaaccttaaacacaacccaaaaAAAGCCCCAGAAAGTGCTAAGTCAAAGGTCAATGTTAAACAGAATAAAGTGAAGGAGATAAAGACCAATCGAAAACAGAATGCTTCTTACTTTACCACATCTTCCAGCCCTTATCAGGTATTGTCTTCCATGGTTCCTTCCAGCAGCGTTGTACAAATTACAGTGGTGAGCTTGTCTCCCTCTGATTCAAAAGTCAGTCCTTCATTCATCAACAAGGATGCATCGGTCACAGACAGAACTCCAGTCATGGACTATAGCAACACAGAGAAAGAGTCTTTTACACCAGACCCTTCTGATGATTTCATAACACCCCTTAATGATATTAACACTGAGGCTGACACACGAACTATTCCATCTAGTGAAATCACAGTGACAAGTAGTG GTGATGACAATAAAGAGTCTTACAGCAGCTCGGGAGTGGTCACAGATACTGTTGTGCTGGAGGATGGCCTCTCCATGGTGATCCCGATTACAAACGGAGAGGACACAACAGAGAGAGCCTTTCCACCCTGGCTTGACCTTTCTGACTATATCCCTGTAGGTGTACCCATTTCTACAATGACCTCAGACCTTCCTGCCTCCCCAGTTCCCACTGTGGTCCCTCACACAAAGGAAGAACAAGTGACAGTAAGCCCTGAAATCATCTCCACTTTGAAACCTCTGCAAAATGCTGCGGAGAATAATGAGAGCAACTCAATCGCTGTATTTGATAACAGAGTCATTGTTGCAGAAAGtgacatttctcaaaacaatctGATCCCAAGGCACCTCAGAGAACGAACAAGGAACAAACGAATACAAGAACTTCTGGAGGAGAAACGAAATTTTCTCCTCAGAATGAAAAGGGGCAACACAGAACAATAG